CGAGCCCCATGGTGCCGACCCGGAACTCCTCCTCCACGGGCACCTCCAGCGGACCGGAGTCGACCAGCTCGTCCGGAGGTTCGGAGGGCAGCTCGGTGTCGAATCGGCGCTGCACCTCTTCCAGCAGCGCGTCGATGCGTTCTGTCAGCACCGAGACCTGCTGCTTCTCCAGTTGGACGCTCACCGTTCGCAAGTCCTCGGTGGCCTGCAGGTAAAAGGTGCGATCGCCGGGCTCACCGACCGTTCCCACGATGAAACGGTCGGGCTGACGGAATACGTGGATGACACGAGCCATGACGCCCTCGACACTAAGCCACAGCGGTGGCGAGCATGCAGCCCCGTCCCCTTGAACACCAAGCGAATAGTGCCTGGCAGCGTCGACGTCGTTCCCGTTCGCCGAGCACAGCGACCGAAAACGCCCCGATGGCGACGGTGTTCGCCACCCGCGAACAACGGCACCGTTCGCCGGATCCGCGGCGGGCTGTGGCCGCCCCCGGCGCCGCGACACCGCCGGTAATCACCAAACGTATCAGATCCGAGACCGGGAGTAATCGAATCGCGGGCACGCACCACCGCGCGGCGCGGGCGATGATGAACCGGTGCCGACGATCACAACAACACGCGCCCTTCCCGCCCTCCCTCGCCCCGGAGACACCGTCGCGGTGGTCGCGCCCGCCGGCCCCGTGCCGGAGGAACAGCTGCGGACCGGTGTCGAACTGCTCGAGTCCTGGGACCTGCGGGTCGAGGTCGGCGAGCACGTCACGAGCCGACATCCCCGGCTGGACTACCTGGCCGGTTCCGACGCGGAACGGGCCGCCGACCTGGAACGGGCGTGGTGCGCCCCCGGAGTCAAAGCGGTGTTCTGCGCACGCGGTGGTTACGGGAGCGTGCGGCTCCTGGACCGGCTCGACTGGTCCGCCATGGCCCGGGTACCCGGCAAGCTCCTGGTCGGATCCAGCGACGTGACCGCACTGCACGAAGCGGTCGGGCACCGCCTGGGGTTGGCGAGCCTGTTCGGCCCGATGATCGCCACGAAGGCCTTCACCGAGGACCCCCCGGCCCGACGGCACCTGTGGCGCAGCCTGTTCGAACCGGAGGGGGTCCGCTCGTTGACCGCCCCGCGCTCCGCCGCCCTGCGCACCGGCCGGGCGGCCGGGATCACCCACGGCGGCAACCTGAGCGTGCTGGCCGGGCTGCTCGGCTCCGGCGACCTGCCCAGTCCGCCCAGCCCCGGACTGGCGCTGCTGGAGGACGTGACGGAGCAGCCCTACCAACTGGACCGGTATCTCACCCAGCTGAGACGGGCCGGCTGGTTCGAAACCGCCAGCGGGGTGGTGCTGGGCTCGTGGCGGGACTGCGGGCCGGCCGAGGGAGTGCTGGAGACCCTGCTCGACGTGCTCGGCGACCTGGGGGTACCAGTGGTCCGGGAGCTGGGGTTCGGCCACTGCGAGGGCCAGCTCACGGTGCCGCTCGGCGTGCGCGCCGAACTGGACGCCGAGGCCGGCACGCTCACCGTCACCGGGCCCCGCCCGGACTGATCGGGTCACCTCCCACCGGACGCGGTGGGAGCGAGTTTCGAAAGGCGGCGGCACGAGGAATGCGAGTACGCTCCACCAGGCCGGACCCGCTGGCGGCCGAGCTGAGCGAGGCAGTGCTCGACACCCCCGGGCACCCGTGGAGCAGAGTCGCCGTCGACGGCCATCCGCTCACCGGGACGGGCGAGTTGGCCGACTCCCTGGCAGAGCAGCTGCGGCTGCGGGGACGCCACGTGCTGCGGGTGCGACTGTGGGACTACGTTCGTCCCGCCTCGCTGCGGCTGGAGCGGGGGCGCGAGGACCCGGACTCGTTCCGGTTCGACTGGTTCGACTTCGAGGGGCTGGTCAGGGAGGTCCTCGCCCCGCTCGCGC
The nucleotide sequence above comes from Actinopolyspora erythraea. Encoded proteins:
- a CDS encoding DUF3090 domain-containing protein; this encodes MARVIHVFRQPDRFIVGTVGEPGDRTFYLQATEDLRTVSVQLEKQQVSVLTERIDALLEEVQRRFDTELPSEPPDELVDSGPLEVPVEEEFRVGTMGLGWDAETEAVVVELLAVTEEEVDESVVLDDTEEGPDAVRVFLSAAHARAFAERAQRVIEAGRKPCPLCSEPLDPEGHICPRQNGYRRSEEE
- a CDS encoding S66 peptidase family protein — its product is MPTITTTRALPALPRPGDTVAVVAPAGPVPEEQLRTGVELLESWDLRVEVGEHVTSRHPRLDYLAGSDAERAADLERAWCAPGVKAVFCARGGYGSVRLLDRLDWSAMARVPGKLLVGSSDVTALHEAVGHRLGLASLFGPMIATKAFTEDPPARRHLWRSLFEPEGVRSLTAPRSAALRTGRAAGITHGGNLSVLAGLLGSGDLPSPPSPGLALLEDVTEQPYQLDRYLTQLRRAGWFETASGVVLGSWRDCGPAEGVLETLLDVLGDLGVPVVRELGFGHCEGQLTVPLGVRAELDAEAGTLTVTGPRPD